A single genomic interval of Prochlorococcus marinus XMU1406 harbors:
- a CDS encoding fatty acid desaturase has protein sequence MKNYVDPPSFWNPTLGLFFGGYFLAFLSIWQWYRGVWPLPLLVATAFLALHIEGTVIHDACHKAAHPVPWINQAMGHGSAILLGFSFPVFTRVHLQHHIHVNHPKNDPDHIVSTFGPIWLIAPRFFYHEVFFFQRKLWRRYELLQWGIERSIFITIILAGLKFDFMNLIYNLWFGPALMVGVTLGIFFDYLPHRPFRSRNKWINSRVYPSKFMNLLIMGQNYHLIHHLWPSIPWFEYKIAYEKTKPLLDKKGSPQRVGIFESKEDIFNFIYDLLIGVRSHSKKRGKIRKIINLYPGFKIKKFLLKIVNKTFIGSN, from the coding sequence ATTAAAAATTACGTAGATCCGCCAAGTTTTTGGAATCCAACATTAGGTTTATTTTTTGGCGGTTATTTTCTCGCTTTTCTTAGCATATGGCAATGGTATAGAGGTGTTTGGCCTTTACCTTTACTTGTAGCCACTGCTTTTTTAGCTTTACATATTGAAGGTACTGTAATTCATGATGCCTGTCATAAAGCTGCTCATCCAGTTCCTTGGATAAATCAAGCAATGGGACATGGCTCAGCTATTCTATTAGGATTTAGCTTCCCTGTTTTTACGAGAGTTCATTTACAACATCATATTCACGTAAATCACCCCAAAAATGATCCAGATCATATTGTCAGTACTTTTGGTCCAATTTGGCTAATTGCTCCAAGATTTTTTTATCATGAGGTGTTTTTCTTTCAAAGAAAACTCTGGCGAAGATATGAATTACTACAATGGGGAATTGAAAGATCCATATTCATAACAATTATCTTGGCAGGTTTGAAATTTGACTTTATGAATTTAATTTATAATTTATGGTTCGGCCCAGCATTAATGGTAGGGGTCACTTTAGGAATATTTTTTGATTATTTACCCCATAGACCCTTTCGATCAAGAAATAAATGGATAAATTCTCGAGTTTATCCAAGCAAATTTATGAATTTATTAATAATGGGACAAAATTACCATCTCATTCATCATCTTTGGCCTTCGATTCCTTGGTTTGAATACAAAATAGCTTATGAAAAAACTAAGCCTTTATTGGATAAAAAAGGCTCCCCTCAAAGAGTTGGGATATTTGAAAGTAAAGAAGACATTTTTAACTTTATTTATGATTTATTAATAGGTGTAAGGAGTCATAGCAAGAAGAGGGGAAAAATAAGAAAAATCATAAATTTATATCCAGGCTTTAAAATAAAAAAATTTTTATTAAAGATAGTCAACAAAACATTTATTGGAAGCAACTAA
- the gatC gene encoding Asp-tRNA(Asn)/Glu-tRNA(Gln) amidotransferase subunit GatC produces MTKITKEEVKKVAHLARLELNENEINNHAEQLEKILDYIRQLEKIDTDDVSCTTRAIEVVNVFRKDEKKNSDCNEELLELGPSREDKYFKVPKIITE; encoded by the coding sequence ATGACAAAAATAACTAAAGAGGAAGTAAAAAAAGTTGCTCATTTAGCGAGATTAGAACTTAACGAGAATGAAATTAATAATCATGCAGAACAACTAGAAAAGATATTGGATTATATAAGACAACTTGAAAAAATTGATACAGATGATGTCTCCTGTACAACGAGAGCTATAGAGGTTGTAAATGTATTTAGAAAAGACGAAAAGAAAAATTCTGATTGCAATGAAGAACTTTTAGAATTGGGTCCATCGAGAGAAGATAAATATTTTAAAGTACCAAAAATTATTACTGAATGA